One Phaseolus vulgaris cultivar G19833 chromosome 2, P. vulgaris v2.0, whole genome shotgun sequence DNA window includes the following coding sequences:
- the LOC137812006 gene encoding uncharacterized protein: MLHYHPDFKVDYEVKRGMYECLERLVRDLDVMSKIDFQLESFKSKSRLYGTPLAQLGLKTKTPSQWWESYGDEHPELQRFAIRVLSLTCSSSGCERNWSAFERVHTKKRNRLHQMTMNDVVFVMTNSRLTKKKDVRKTKEYTVDDLSSDDEWTVEENETLHGLDEEILLEVGASRGATIEVPPIDDDNDLEVPPIDDNENEDFLEDEDDYPMMNANDFVG; this comes from the exons ATGTTACACTATCATCCTGACTTTAAAGTTGATTATGAAGTGAAACGTGGAATGTATGAATGTTTGGAGAGGTTGGTGAGAGACCTTGATGTGAtgagtaaaattgattttcaattaGAGAGTTTCAAGAGCAAGTCTAGATTGTATGGTACTCCCTTAGCTCAACTTGGACTCAAGACCAAAACTCCATCACAATGGTGGGAATCATATGGTGATGAGCATCCAGAACTACAAAGATTTGCAATTAGAGTATTGAGTTTGACTTGTAGTTCATCTGGCTGTGAGCGTAATTGGAGTGCTTTTGAAAGG gtTCACACTAAGAAAAGAAATCGTTTACACCAAATGACTATGAACGATGTGGTGTTTGTGATGACTAATTCAAGATTGACGAAGAAGAAAGATGTTAGAAAGACAAAAGAATATACGGTTGATGATCTTTCTTCTGATGATGAATGGACTGTGGAGGAAAATGAAACATTACATGGTTTAGATGAAGAAATATTACTTGAAGTTGGAGCTAGTAGAGGAGCAACAATTGAGGTTCCTCCAATTGATGATGATAATGATTTGGAAGTTCCTCCAATTGATgataatgaaaatgaagattTTTTGGAGGATGAAGATGATTATCCTATGATGAATGCGAATGATTTTGTTGGATAG